AAATGCGGGGTAATCTCATAAACATAACGTCACGTGCTATTTGTAGGTGGTTTGACCGTCTGACAGGCTTTTAAATCGACAATGTCATAATTCCTTTAAAGTTGTGTGCGCCATGTCCTTATCTGGTCATGATAATGTCATAGATTATTGTAACTTACAACAAACAACACTGAATCTTTATGTTTTTCACATAGCCAATGAAATGATAGACATTATACAAGATTGTACTTAGTGATTCGCATCTTATCATCCGGAAATTTTACATTTCACTTGAACATCTTCGACAAAAAGCCTTTCATCCTCTTTTTAGTCTAAGACGCCACATTGATTTTAGTAAATTGAAACCTACCCTTGCAAGTAAAATTTTTGACACAATGGGCATGATCTCACCGATTTTACCTTACAATAGTGAAGTTTGGGGTGCCTTtgtgaaatcagattttaagtcATGCGGGGTTCGtacccttttttgaaaaaaaaaatcaaagacttttcaaggactttcaaggactcAATTCGGTGCAAAAAGAGCCTGGAGTCTAtgtcttttttagttcttccacaACATGAGTAATTTTAACCCGAAGGCCTTTCTGTGTTTGCTCCTTTCTCTTTGTAGTTCTACTTAAACTATAAAGTTAGCATTAacattcaaggactttcaaggcctttgattttcattctaaaatttaaggactttcaaggtgcgTGCGATCCCTGGTCATGGGATAGCTCCGGAATCGAAAAAACTCATTTACACTTTTGTAAACGATATTTAGAAGTCCATAACAAGTCATCCTATGTTGCATACAGATCTGAATTTGGAAGATTCCtttgatcattgatataaataaaaagatacTTAATTTCTTAAACTATCTCTCGAAAGTTGGcgttctttaaaaatatctgttgacCTCCATCATAATCATAGTTTTTAGTCCAGTCTCAAGAAGATGACTGACCACTATAATTTCCCAGGCTTTAATTGTCATTTACTGAATGAatgtaaaattaagcaatatgtaGATCGTATGCAAAAGAAATATGTGTCTTAATGGAATCATACCCCTCCACATTCAcaaaaaacttttaacttttgtcacaaaatcaaaacgaattatAGCCCCCCTGCCTACGTAGATCTAACAAGAAAGAACCCTTCTAGGAAAACATTagtgaaactgagaataagcagtcagaaacttaggattgagacaggtagatacgacCATATAGCTCCTGATGAAAGGTTATACAGTCTCTGCAATTGTATcagaattgaagatgaaactcacttttttcatttatatcaTCTTGCTTTGATTTGAGAGACAAACTTGTCTacggaataattaatcctactgatggttaAAAATAACCTATGATTAATatatttaaagttattttaaatatttaattaaaaaaggaatgaaaaactaaattcaagtagcttttgcgATAAAACTATAATACTTTGTCATAGTCaagcaaataaagcttattgttgttgttgtcgtgcGATAAAAAAGGGGGCGTGGGGCGGTCtcgaaaaaattgttttggccCTTCGGCCgttagtttggtctaaaaataacggGGAgacccgggcccctcccctggatccgccactgctctTTATAGTTCAGCGCACTCACTGCTAATTGACGGATGAGAACAACATGATGGCATTGAATTAAGGGCTATTCCCCGCTGGCTTCTTCGATGCGAGGGAGGCATTCGACTGGCTGCTGACGAAATGACATCAAAGCTGGTTGCTCGTTTCCGCGTGACGGGAAAGCCTGGTCTGTTCTACAAAACGTCGGTCCAGGTTGAAAGGGCTGAGTTCCTGTAATTTCTGCTTCTGGCATGGTGTTGTCAGGTTTTCTTAGATGAAGTATCTCGAGAAATGCGTGTCGCAGCTTCGTCATACGCCAACAGTAAATGATAGGATTACACAGGGAACCTAATATCATTGGAATTCCCACCCAGCTAAAAGTAATGGCTATAAAACGCGGCTCTACTAAAATGCTATCTGAAGAAGCAGTCACTAACGAAATTATTATTGCTGGTAAATAAGTTATTACTAAAGTAATTAGAACGATTGCCAGAGTGATAGCTGCCCTTCTGTCTTTCTTGATTCTTTGGACTTGCTCTTGAGGCAGTTGTTCGGTTTTGAGGCGTTTAAGTTGTCTTCGTGTCTCTGAGTAAATGTAAACATAACACAATGAAATAGTAATAATGAAAAGAATTCCGGTAACACTTTGTGTCACAGAGTTCACGACTGAATAAATCAGGCAGACACTTTTACTGCCTATTAGAGCCAGAACAAGTTCACTGATTGCCATTATCAAAGCAATGGCCCAGGCTAGAATAATACTGGTTTTTATTCTCTCTTCTGTGACAATATCCAAGTACCTCAGGGGGTATTTGATAGCGATAAAGCGATCAATGCTAATCACGACCAAATGACCCAACGAAGCAAAAATTGATATCGTTATTATCACATTCAATGCTTTTTCTGGAGAACAAAATGGCCCAACACCAAGAAGGCGCTTCAAGTCTAGCGAGAAGGCAAGCGGTAGACCAACAAGGCCAGTAAACAAAGCCGTCCCTGCTAGACAAGCAAGAAGTATGGTAGAGTTGTTTCGTAGTCGTTGTCTTGTTACCACGGCGAAAATAACCAGCGAATTCAGGAGAATTGATGGCAAGGCTGCTGTAATATCGATACACACCTGAGCAACCAGATGTTTGTAGGTGTCGTCTGTTAAGAACTCCGCTCGCCAAGCCATATCATAAATATcacacttttctttttctggatcCAAAGACCTGAAGTAGAAATAGTAGCGATTTTTAGCACGGAAAGTTGCCCCGAAAACTTAAGAAAGTTTATGGAACTCAAATATATAGATGGATATCAACTATAGAAAATTCTTTGTTGTTCTGCACGTGAAATTTACAGAGAACGCGGATAGGGAAGAGAGGGTTCTTGATTCccaaccccctccccacccaaaGACACACAAATACACACATTTTTGGATAGTTAAAACACCCTTTttttcgattaaacgccgctgTCCAATAAACGTCAGACCCAATCAAAAGAGTGCGCCGTTTATTGGAGGTATAAGTAAGAAAACCCTGCGGCAGAACTTGGCGACAATAGGCCACTTGTAcgaagaggtcacgtgaccaatgcttcctttaaacaatgagttggaatcttgctaatgccaaaaattgacagagcacataaaaattatgttacacccgaaatttgagaggaaacgcatttaaggaaGATATTtcatggcactttgatttttcaacaaagaagtatgatttgtattggacGTCATGTTGGAGGGCACACTCTtaccctccaacatggcggccaaaactactttttgctttatatcttgttaaacgtttgatagttacgctcagatgtgctgtaaaagTTATCACAttatcttttcaacattttcattgAAGTTTAAGTCCAAAACTTgagttcagaaagaggtaattcataattttaaaataacattttggtcacgtgatcagctacgaacttactcatttgaagaaaatggtgcgggtttgaaaaaccaaatcactattattttgtttaagatatgacccactaatcgtttttcgaaggcaaatcatatgactttcattttcataaaaacgatgtcacatgacctcttagtgcaaatggcccaGACAGTTAAGATTGAGTCTCCGCAAAGAAAGCGAGACATTGGAACTTTTTCCCTTTAATATTAGTaattaccgtatttcctcgaataacaGGGAAAGGAACGACTACAGAAGGGTCTAGTACGGTGACCGGAAGTAATTTTTTCTCAAGGTACTACGACGCCGCTTTTTAAGTGAATTTGAattctttcaaacttttccCTAATTAAAggtcgcttactttgtcaaatgtaggcgaacgtAACTCATAGGGGAAAAAGTTCGTCTTCGTTTGTTTACTTCCtcaacaaaacgtgaaattaggaattttCGTCGTGGTCGTGCAGTGATGGTAAAGAAATGttgagaaaacaataaaatacacgtgcaaagttgttgattTGCTAATTAAACTTTTTAGTAACTTGCCGTACTACGTACTCGTCCCGAATTCGAATACGTATCTGAGACATTGACggctggtaaaaaaaaaatacttccggTCAACGTACTATAGATAGACCCCTCCGCACtctttgcttaaagtccctaatagcCGGGggtgattatttcttttttcgcaccaaaagggggcgattattcgagggaggcgattaattcagATATTGTCCACTGGAAGTCGTGTACTTAAGTTGTGCGATTATTCGCGGGAGGCGATAAATCGACGGACGGCTATTAtgcgaggaaatacggtatatcGAAGAAGCAAAATAAAGCCCAGCTGCGGTCACTTAAAAAGTTCTCTTTGACAGAACCCCAAGAAACTAAATCCAAAACATTCAAGGAACCAGGCGTTTTGGGTAAAGACTGTACTAAAAAAAAGACAACGTActgaataaaaatgaataaaagagtTGCAACGAACTACGAAACCCCAACTAAAATTTCTGTTTTGAA
The genomic region above belongs to Porites lutea chromosome 12, jaPorLute2.1, whole genome shotgun sequence and contains:
- the LOC140953761 gene encoding adenosine receptor A1-like is translated as MAWRAEFLTDDTYKHLVAQVCIDITAALPSILLNSLVIFAVVTRQRLRNNSTILLACLAGTALFTGLVGLPLAFSLDLKRLLGVGPFCSPEKALNVIITISIFASLGHLVVISIDRFIAIKYPLRYLDIVTEERIKTSIILAWAIALIMAISELVLALIGSKSVCLIYSVVNSVTQSVTGILFIITISLCYVYIYSETRRQLKRLKTEQLPQEQVQRIKKDRRAAITLAIVLITLVITYLPAIIISLVTASSDSILVEPRFIAITFSWVGIPMILGSLCNPIIYCWRMTKLRHAFLEILHLRKPDNTMPEAEITGTQPFQPGPTFCRTDQAFPSRGNEQPALMSFRQQPVECLPRIEEASGE